One genomic region from Pseudoduganella lutea encodes:
- a CDS encoding enolase C-terminal domain-like protein codes for MVQATYNNETNAGSKTPVITAMQVIPVAGHDSMLFNLCGAHGPYFLRTLVLLTDSAGNTGMGEVPGGAGITKALENAIPRVVGTQIGRFNRTLNAVREGIAGKASGPQTLQHQVTSAAEAAVLKQPHEINLRLENVVTAIEAALLDLLGQHLGVPVCELLGSGQQRDKVPMLAYLFYIGDRTRTDLPYLEGPAGKDDWYSLRHREAITPQAIVEQAEATVARYGFRDFKLKGGVMRGEEEMAAVTAIKKRFPDARVTLDPNGAWSLDEAIRLCRNQGHVLAYAEDPCGPENGYSGRETMAEFKRATGLPTATNMIATDWRQMAHSHLLGAVDIPLADPHFWTMQGSVRLAQLCQEWGMTWGSHSNNHFDVSLAMFTHAAAAAPGRITAIDTHWIWQEGQERLTREPLQIIGGEVAVPDRPGLGIEPDLDRIAAAHALYLKVGTGARDDAMAMQYLIPGWTYSPKLPSLGR; via the coding sequence ATGGTACAGGCAACATATAATAACGAGACGAATGCAGGCTCCAAAACACCCGTGATCACGGCGATGCAGGTGATTCCGGTGGCCGGCCACGACAGCATGCTGTTCAACCTGTGCGGTGCGCACGGCCCGTATTTCCTGCGCACGCTCGTGCTGCTGACCGATAGCGCGGGCAATACCGGCATGGGCGAAGTGCCGGGCGGCGCCGGCATCACGAAGGCGCTGGAAAACGCGATCCCGCGCGTCGTGGGCACGCAGATCGGCCGCTTCAACCGCACCCTGAACGCGGTGCGCGAAGGCATCGCCGGCAAAGCCAGCGGCCCGCAGACGCTGCAGCACCAGGTCACGTCGGCTGCCGAGGCGGCCGTGCTGAAGCAGCCCCATGAAATCAACCTGCGCCTCGAGAACGTCGTCACGGCGATCGAGGCCGCGCTGCTCGACTTGCTCGGCCAGCACCTCGGCGTGCCCGTCTGCGAACTGCTCGGCAGCGGCCAGCAGCGCGACAAGGTGCCGATGCTGGCCTACCTGTTCTATATCGGCGACCGCACGCGCACCGACCTGCCCTATCTCGAAGGCCCGGCCGGAAAGGACGACTGGTACTCGTTGCGCCACCGGGAAGCCATCACGCCGCAAGCCATCGTCGAACAGGCCGAGGCCACCGTGGCCCGCTACGGCTTCCGCGACTTCAAGCTGAAAGGCGGCGTGATGCGCGGCGAGGAGGAAATGGCCGCCGTCACCGCCATCAAGAAGCGCTTCCCCGATGCGCGCGTGACGCTCGATCCCAACGGCGCCTGGTCGCTGGACGAGGCGATCCGCCTGTGCCGCAACCAGGGCCACGTGCTGGCTTATGCCGAAGACCCATGCGGTCCCGAAAACGGTTACTCGGGCCGCGAGACCATGGCCGAGTTCAAGCGCGCCACCGGGCTGCCCACCGCCACGAACATGATCGCCACCGACTGGCGGCAGATGGCGCATTCGCACCTGCTGGGCGCCGTGGACATCCCGCTGGCCGACCCGCACTTCTGGACGATGCAGGGTTCCGTGCGCCTGGCCCAGCTGTGCCAGGAATGGGGCATGACATGGGGCTCGCATTCGAACAATCACTTCGACGTGTCGCTGGCAATGTTCACGCACGCGGCGGCCGCCGCGCCGGGCCGCATCACGGCGATCGACACGCACTGGATCTGGCAGGAGGGGCAGGAGCGCCTGACCCGCGAACCGCTGCAGATCATCGGCGGCGAAGTGGCCGTGCCCGATCGCCCCGGCCTGGGCATCGAACCGGACCTGGATCGTATCGCCGCCGCGCATGCTCTGTACCTGAAGGTGGGCACCGGCGCGCGCGACGATGCGATGGCCATGCAGTATTTGATTCCCGGATGGACCTATTCGCCGAAGCTGCCCAGCCTGGGCCGCTGA
- a CDS encoding SMP-30/gluconolactonase/LRE family protein: protein MTTTPQCIWPLAATLGEGPVWHPVEQMLYFVDIKGHKLHRCDAQGEHRQTWDMPDETGFALPAQAGGFVCGLAGKLVHFDPATGEFTSVTQFEADRPGNRLNDGHVAHDGAVWFGSMDNAEAAASGALYRYDGTALTQHDDGIIITNGPAFSPDRQTFYHTDTFGKTVYAFDVTADGTLANKRVFATIEAPGWPDGSAVDSAGNVWVAVFRGARVLCYSPAGELLQTIAFPVPNITKIAFGGPDLKTAFATTATKGLTDEERAVAPLAGGVFAFPVDVPGLPQHMIGFIK, encoded by the coding sequence ATGACGACGACACCCCAGTGCATCTGGCCGCTGGCCGCCACGCTGGGCGAAGGTCCGGTCTGGCACCCGGTGGAGCAGATGCTGTACTTCGTCGACATCAAGGGGCACAAGCTGCACCGCTGCGACGCGCAGGGTGAGCACCGCCAGACGTGGGACATGCCCGACGAGACCGGCTTCGCCCTGCCCGCGCAGGCGGGCGGCTTCGTCTGCGGCCTGGCCGGCAAGCTGGTGCACTTCGATCCCGCGACCGGCGAGTTCACGTCCGTCACGCAATTCGAAGCGGACCGCCCCGGCAACCGCCTGAACGACGGCCACGTCGCGCACGACGGCGCCGTGTGGTTCGGCTCGATGGACAATGCCGAGGCGGCGGCCAGCGGCGCGCTGTACCGCTATGACGGCACCGCCCTCACGCAGCACGACGACGGCATCATCATCACCAACGGCCCGGCGTTTTCCCCGGACCGCCAGACCTTCTACCACACCGACACGTTTGGCAAGACCGTGTACGCGTTCGACGTGACCGCCGACGGTACACTGGCCAACAAGCGCGTGTTCGCCACGATCGAGGCGCCGGGCTGGCCGGACGGTTCCGCCGTCGACAGCGCCGGCAACGTATGGGTCGCTGTCTTCCGCGGCGCCCGCGTGCTGTGCTATTCGCCCGCCGGCGAACTGCTGCAGACCATCGCCTTCCCGGTGCCGAACATCACGAAGATCGCCTTCGGCGGTCCGGACCTGAAAACCGCCTTCGCCACGACCGCCACGAAAGGCCTCACCGACGAGGAACGTGCCGTCGCCCCGCTCGCGGGCGGCGTGTTCGCGTTCCCGGTCGACGTGCCGGGCCTGCCGCAGCACATGATTGGATTTATCAAATGA
- a CDS encoding DUF2939 domain-containing protein encodes MSRRRLLVTSLFLLLSALAAFWYFSPYLTLHAMRNAAQAHDAAALAKHVDFPRVRESLKGQVRAMTERRAREAAGDSGLADVGAAFGAMLGNLVGGGLVDVMVTPERLADAMRTGEMNDAGDGEPDTRHEKKREGKHEERPEEKRWTSERRGMNVFVARALAPDGQPGIAFVLEREGFATWKLVGVELPRLR; translated from the coding sequence ATGTCCCGCCGCCGTCTCCTCGTCACATCGCTTTTCCTGTTGCTGTCCGCGCTGGCAGCCTTCTGGTACTTTTCCCCTTACCTGACGCTGCATGCGATGCGCAACGCCGCGCAGGCGCACGATGCGGCGGCACTGGCTAAGCACGTCGATTTTCCCCGCGTGCGGGAAAGCCTGAAGGGGCAGGTGCGTGCGATGACGGAGCGCCGCGCGCGGGAAGCGGCCGGCGATAGCGGCCTGGCCGATGTCGGTGCCGCCTTCGGCGCGATGCTGGGCAACCTCGTCGGGGGCGGCCTGGTCGACGTGATGGTCACGCCCGAGCGGCTGGCCGACGCCATGCGTACCGGTGAAATGAACGATGCCGGGGACGGGGAACCCGATACCCGGCACGAGAAAAAGCGGGAAGGCAAGCACGAAGAACGGCCCGAGGAAAAACGGTGGACGTCCGAGCGCCGCGGCATGAACGTCTTCGTTGCCAGGGCCCTCGCCCCCGACGGCCAGCCGGGCATCGCATTCGTCCTCGAACGCGAAGGATTCGCGACCTGGAAGCTTGTGGGGGTCGAACTGCCACGGCTGCGCTGA
- a CDS encoding SGNH/GDSL hydrolase family protein, translating into MRQLHTGLRARGMAALVATMMAAASATAAETPKNWHWVASWGAAQMAPEPQNELAQEHWRDATLRQVAHVALGGEKLRVRISNAFGTTPLTVEAAGIGLARAPGHPDIEPQSARALTFGGRASVMIPAGAEYYSDVVAMPHKAGADIAVSLYFNAAPSKQTGHPGSRATSFVAKGQRTLDAAWTDVEKIPRWYMLADVEVQAPRDVGAVVAVGDSITDGYGTTTDGNDRWPDVLAGRIAQGGKAMGVVNVGIGGGRMLRDGLGPNLASRFDRDVIARAGVTHAVVMIGVNDLGGQHRNGEDIPAARAKLVEDLQQAHRQLVERAHAHGICVIGGTVTPYAGSDYYRPAATNEADRQQLNDWIRKSGVFDAVADFDAALRDPQAPDRLRKEYDNDGLHPSIAGLRAMADAVPLKALRTRCGGAK; encoded by the coding sequence ATGCGACAACTGCACACCGGGCTGCGCGCCCGCGGCATGGCTGCCCTTGTGGCCACGATGATGGCGGCTGCATCCGCCACGGCCGCTGAAACACCGAAAAACTGGCACTGGGTCGCCTCGTGGGGCGCCGCCCAGATGGCGCCCGAGCCGCAGAACGAACTGGCACAGGAACACTGGCGCGACGCGACGCTGCGCCAGGTCGCGCACGTGGCCCTGGGCGGCGAGAAGCTGCGGGTCCGTATCAGCAATGCGTTCGGCACCACGCCGCTGACGGTGGAGGCGGCCGGCATCGGCCTGGCCAGGGCACCCGGCCATCCGGATATCGAGCCGCAATCGGCCAGGGCGCTGACGTTCGGCGGCCGTGCTTCCGTGATGATCCCGGCCGGCGCCGAGTACTACAGCGACGTGGTGGCCATGCCCCACAAGGCCGGTGCGGACATTGCCGTATCGCTGTACTTCAACGCCGCGCCATCGAAGCAGACGGGCCATCCGGGTTCGCGCGCGACCAGCTTCGTGGCGAAAGGCCAGCGCACGCTCGACGCGGCCTGGACCGATGTCGAGAAGATCCCCCGCTGGTACATGCTGGCCGACGTGGAAGTGCAGGCGCCGCGCGACGTGGGCGCCGTGGTGGCCGTGGGCGACTCGATCACCGATGGCTATGGCACCACGACGGATGGCAACGACCGCTGGCCGGACGTGCTGGCCGGGCGCATCGCGCAGGGCGGCAAGGCGATGGGCGTCGTCAACGTGGGCATCGGCGGCGGCAGGATGCTGCGCGACGGCCTGGGCCCGAACCTGGCCTCGCGCTTCGACCGCGACGTGATCGCCCGCGCCGGCGTGACGCACGCCGTGGTGATGATCGGCGTGAACGACCTGGGTGGACAGCACCGCAACGGCGAGGATATCCCGGCTGCGCGGGCCAAGCTGGTCGAAGACCTGCAGCAGGCGCACCGGCAACTCGTCGAACGCGCCCATGCGCATGGCATCTGCGTGATCGGCGGCACCGTCACGCCGTATGCCGGCAGCGATTACTACCGGCCCGCCGCCACCAACGAGGCCGACCGCCAGCAGCTGAACGACTGGATCCGCAAGTCCGGCGTGTTCGATGCGGTGGCCGACTTCGACGCGGCGCTGCGCGACCCGCAGGCACCGGACCGGCTGCGCAAGGAGTACGACAACGATGGCCTGCACCCATCGATCGCGGGCCTGCGCGCGATGGCCGACGCCGTGCCACTGAAGGCGCTGCGGACGCGCTGTGGCGGTGCGAAATGA
- a CDS encoding glycosyl hydrolase 115 family protein, whose translation MMNAFRLILLAVLLQLAGAAHALGQKPFIAFERDSLNAVELLARGRAAPIFIDAGDHAGVLRAAGDLQADIARVGGVKPALRTVSRPDAALGIDIVIVGTLGKSALIDGLANSGMLDVAPIRGKWEGYLVRTVRNPMPGVQRALVIAGSDKRGTIYGIYEVSEQIGVSPWYWWADVPPVKRKALYAQAGTALHDAPVVQYRGIFLNDEAPALTGWAKERYGGYNSKFYKGVFELILRLRGNYLWPAMWDAAFFDDDPENGRLADEYGIVMGTSHHEPMMRAHKEWSRYGKGPWDYSRNEAVLKAFWRDGLKKTRDYEKVITLGMRGDGDEPMSRDANVALLERIVGDQRKTIAGELDADVTKVPQAWALYKEVQDYYEQGMRVPDDVLLLWCDDNWGNIRRLPTREERQRAGGAGVYYHFDYVGGPRNYKWLNVTPLPKVWEQMHLAWKHEATRMWIVNVGDLKPMEVPMEFFLAYAWNPAAWPADHLQEYQRLWATREFGALHAADIADIVAKYAQYNGRRRPEMLEPDTYSFVNYGESARIVAEYRELEARAEKIFASLPKERRDAFYQLVLHPVKAGAVVNELYATAGLNRLYAKQGRAAANDMAGRARALFADDAALTRRYHAINGGKWNHMMAQTHLGYTYWQQPPRNVMPAVSEVQVSKAGELGIAIEGSEGAWPDAQGLKLPALDAFERKPRTVELFNRGGTPFRYAVRASAPWIVLDKPSGTVDKVQRIAVDARWDQVPAGVTAATLFVTGPNGEARIEVLVHKPTGEQPARGFVEAHGVVSIEAEHYARAVAAPGREWLNVPGHGRTLSGMTTLPVDAPALAPGDGMRLEYDMHLFSSGNVKVHVTVAPTLKFQPGQGLHFAVAFDGEPPQVVNLHADASEKHWEKIVGDGAAVFTTRHAVGKPGAHVLKIWALDPAVVLQKVVVDTGGMKASYLGPPESPRVK comes from the coding sequence ATGATGAACGCCTTTCGCTTGATCCTGCTGGCGGTGCTGCTCCAGCTGGCCGGTGCCGCGCATGCGCTGGGCCAGAAGCCCTTCATCGCCTTCGAGCGCGACTCGCTGAACGCCGTCGAGCTGCTGGCCCGGGGCAGGGCTGCGCCGATCTTCATCGATGCCGGCGACCATGCGGGTGTGCTGCGCGCGGCCGGCGACCTGCAGGCCGATATCGCCCGTGTCGGTGGCGTGAAGCCGGCGTTGCGCACGGTGTCACGCCCGGACGCGGCGCTCGGCATCGACATCGTCATCGTCGGTACGCTCGGCAAGAGCGCATTGATCGACGGCCTGGCGAACAGCGGCATGCTCGACGTGGCACCGATCCGCGGCAAGTGGGAAGGCTACCTCGTGCGCACCGTGCGCAACCCGATGCCGGGCGTGCAGCGCGCGCTGGTGATTGCCGGCAGCGACAAGCGCGGCACGATCTACGGCATCTATGAAGTGTCCGAGCAGATCGGCGTGTCGCCGTGGTACTGGTGGGCCGACGTGCCGCCGGTGAAACGCAAGGCGCTGTACGCGCAGGCCGGCACGGCGCTGCACGATGCGCCCGTGGTGCAATACCGCGGCATCTTCCTGAACGACGAGGCGCCGGCGCTGACCGGGTGGGCGAAGGAGCGCTACGGCGGCTACAACAGCAAGTTCTACAAGGGCGTGTTCGAACTGATCCTGCGCTTGCGCGGCAACTACCTGTGGCCGGCGATGTGGGATGCGGCATTCTTCGACGACGATCCCGAAAACGGCCGCCTGGCCGACGAATACGGCATCGTGATGGGCACGTCGCACCATGAACCGATGATGCGTGCGCACAAGGAATGGTCGCGCTACGGGAAGGGCCCGTGGGACTACAGCCGCAATGAAGCCGTACTCAAGGCGTTCTGGCGCGATGGCCTGAAGAAGACGCGCGACTACGAGAAAGTCATCACGCTCGGCATGCGCGGCGATGGCGACGAGCCGATGTCGCGCGATGCCAACGTGGCGCTGCTCGAACGGATCGTCGGCGACCAGCGCAAGACGATCGCCGGGGAACTGGATGCGGATGTCACGAAAGTGCCCCAGGCATGGGCGCTGTACAAGGAAGTGCAGGATTACTACGAGCAGGGCATGCGCGTGCCGGACGACGTGCTGCTGCTGTGGTGCGACGACAACTGGGGCAATATCCGCCGCCTGCCCACGAGGGAAGAGCGCCAGCGCGCCGGCGGCGCGGGCGTCTATTACCACTTCGATTACGTGGGTGGCCCGCGCAACTACAAGTGGCTGAACGTGACCCCGCTGCCGAAGGTGTGGGAGCAGATGCACCTGGCGTGGAAGCACGAGGCCACGCGCATGTGGATCGTCAACGTGGGCGACCTGAAGCCAATGGAAGTGCCGATGGAATTCTTCCTGGCCTATGCATGGAACCCCGCCGCGTGGCCGGCCGACCACTTGCAGGAATACCAGCGGCTGTGGGCAACGCGCGAGTTCGGCGCCCTGCATGCGGCGGACATTGCCGACATCGTCGCGAAGTACGCGCAGTACAACGGCCGCCGCCGCCCGGAAATGCTGGAACCGGACACGTACAGTTTTGTGAACTATGGCGAATCGGCGCGCATCGTGGCCGAGTACCGCGAGCTCGAGGCACGCGCGGAGAAGATCTTCGCCAGCCTGCCGAAGGAGCGCCGCGATGCGTTCTACCAGCTGGTGCTGCATCCGGTGAAGGCTGGCGCCGTCGTCAATGAGCTGTATGCAACGGCGGGCCTGAACCGGCTGTACGCGAAGCAGGGCAGGGCCGCCGCCAACGACATGGCCGGCCGTGCCCGCGCGCTGTTCGCCGACGATGCCGCGCTGACGCGCCGCTACCATGCGATCAATGGCGGCAAGTGGAACCACATGATGGCGCAGACGCACCTGGGCTACACGTACTGGCAGCAGCCGCCGCGCAACGTGATGCCGGCCGTGAGCGAAGTGCAGGTGTCGAAGGCCGGTGAGCTGGGCATCGCCATCGAGGGCAGCGAAGGGGCATGGCCGGATGCGCAGGGCCTGAAGCTTCCCGCGCTCGATGCGTTCGAGCGCAAGCCGCGCACGGTGGAACTGTTCAACCGGGGCGGCACGCCGTTCCGGTATGCGGTGCGTGCCAGCGCGCCGTGGATCGTGCTGGATAAACCGTCCGGCACGGTGGACAAGGTGCAGCGCATCGCCGTGGATGCCCGCTGGGACCAGGTGCCGGCCGGCGTCACGGCCGCCACGTTGTTCGTCACCGGCCCGAACGGGGAGGCCAGGATCGAGGTGCTGGTTCACAAGCCGACCGGTGAGCAGCCGGCGCGAGGGTTCGTTGAAGCCCACGGCGTGGTGTCGATCGAGGCCGAGCACTATGCCCGGGCGGTCGCAGCGCCAGGCCGCGAGTGGCTGAACGTGCCCGGCCATGGCCGCACGCTGTCGGGCATGACAACCTTGCCGGTCGATGCGCCGGCCCTGGCGCCGGGCGACGGCATGCGGCTCGAGTACGACATGCACCTGTTCAGCAGCGGCAACGTGAAGGTACATGTCACCGTGGCCCCGACGTTGAAATTCCAGCCAGGGCAGGGCCTGCACTTCGCGGTGGCGTTCGATGGCGAGCCCCCGCAGGTCGTCAACCTGCATGCCGATGCGTCGGAAAAACACTGGGAAAAGATCGTTGGCGATGGTGCCGCCGTGTTCACCACGCGCCATGCGGTCGGCAAGCCAGGGGCGCACGTGCTGAAGATCTGGGCGCTCGATCCGGCCGTGGTGCTTCAGAAGGTGGTCGTCGATACGGGCGGGATGAAGGCCAGTTATCTGGGGCCGCCGGAAAGCCCGCGGGTGAAGTAA
- a CDS encoding SDR family NAD(P)-dependent oxidoreductase: MAGERVQPFEYATYPDLKNKRVVVTGGGTGIGAGIVDAYVRQGSQVVFLDIADEPSQQLAASYPQAPHQPRFLHCDMTNLEELKKTFAEIERDGPVDILINNAANDHRHAVADVTPQYWDDSLAVNLRHQFFCAQAVAPGMKRNGGGVILNFGSISWYLALPQLTLYMTAKAAIEGLTRGLARDLGNDGIRVNTVIPGSVKTPKQMALWYTPEGEAQIMASQLLKERIEPEDVAALTLFLSSNQASRCTGRDYFVDAGWYGDGK, encoded by the coding sequence ATGGCTGGCGAAAGAGTGCAACCGTTTGAATATGCCACCTATCCGGATCTGAAGAACAAGCGTGTCGTCGTCACCGGCGGCGGCACGGGCATCGGCGCGGGCATCGTGGATGCCTACGTCAGGCAGGGTTCGCAGGTGGTGTTCCTGGATATCGCCGATGAACCGTCGCAGCAACTGGCGGCCAGCTACCCGCAGGCGCCCCACCAGCCGCGCTTCCTGCACTGCGACATGACGAATCTTGAAGAGCTCAAGAAAACGTTTGCAGAGATCGAGCGCGACGGACCCGTCGACATCCTGATCAACAACGCGGCGAACGACCATCGCCACGCCGTGGCCGACGTGACGCCGCAGTACTGGGACGACAGCCTGGCCGTGAACCTGCGCCACCAGTTCTTCTGCGCACAGGCCGTGGCGCCGGGCATGAAGCGCAATGGCGGCGGCGTGATCCTGAACTTCGGTTCGATCTCGTGGTACCTGGCCCTGCCGCAGCTGACGCTGTACATGACCGCGAAGGCGGCCATCGAAGGCCTGACGCGAGGCCTGGCCCGCGACCTGGGCAACGACGGCATCCGTGTCAACACCGTGATCCCCGGCTCCGTCAAGACGCCGAAGCAGATGGCCCTGTGGTACACGCCGGAAGGCGAAGCGCAGATCATGGCTTCGCAACTGCTGAAGGAGCGCATCGAGCCGGAAGACGTGGCGGCGCTGACGCTGTTCCTGTCGTCGAACCAGGCATCGCGCTGCACCGGCCGCGATTACTTCGTCGACGCCGGCTGGTACGGGGACGGCAAATGA
- a CDS encoding glycoside hydrolase family 43 protein encodes MRAALLPSTLLAAVLTAATAMPAIVAAADTGTYRNPVIKGFHPDPSICRVGKDYYLANSTFEYFPGVPIFHSRDLVNWKLIGHALTRESQLPLKGQRASRGIYAPTLRCEGGTFYMITTNVETGGNFIVHTKDPAGEWSEPVWLKEKTPWIDPSLFFDDDGTVYYTRHDGGEKGGIVQARIDVKTGKLLEEPKRIWNGTGGVWPEGPHLYKVDGWYYLMIAEGGTSYDHMITVARAKSPSGPFEAHKGNPILSHRNHPALPLQATGHGDLVQAEDGKWWMVLLGVRPQGGPNERKHHLGRETLLAPVTWQDGWPVVNGGKPLALEMSAAGLPTAAPWPKEPVRTHFDQPKLDLHWTFVRGPSTGLYSLSARLGFLRLNGSKATLDDIATPAFVARRQQHLDARIAARIDFAPDGPGQYAGLALRQNEANHYQLRVAGSKAARRVELVTRVKGETKVVASAALRPGPVDLQVRAWPDRYQFSYAQDGKAPVLLGAAPTAALSSEDAGGFTGVFAGVFATGAQADVDWFDYEALGE; translated from the coding sequence ATGAGGGCCGCCCTGCTGCCGTCGACCCTGCTTGCAGCCGTGCTGACGGCGGCAACGGCAATGCCGGCGATCGTGGCCGCGGCCGATACCGGAACCTACCGCAATCCCGTCATCAAGGGCTTCCATCCGGACCCCAGCATCTGCCGCGTCGGCAAGGATTACTACCTGGCCAACAGCACTTTTGAATACTTCCCGGGTGTGCCGATCTTCCACAGCCGCGACCTGGTGAACTGGAAGCTGATCGGCCATGCGCTGACGCGAGAATCGCAGCTGCCGCTGAAAGGCCAGCGCGCATCGCGCGGCATCTATGCGCCCACGCTGCGCTGCGAAGGCGGCACCTTCTACATGATCACGACGAACGTGGAAACGGGCGGCAATTTCATCGTCCACACGAAGGACCCCGCCGGGGAATGGTCGGAACCCGTATGGCTGAAGGAAAAGACGCCATGGATCGACCCTTCGCTGTTCTTCGACGACGACGGCACCGTGTACTACACGCGGCACGACGGCGGCGAGAAGGGCGGCATCGTGCAGGCCCGCATCGACGTGAAGACCGGCAAGCTGCTGGAGGAACCGAAGCGGATCTGGAACGGCACCGGTGGCGTCTGGCCGGAGGGGCCGCACCTGTACAAGGTGGATGGCTGGTATTACCTGATGATCGCCGAAGGTGGCACGTCCTATGACCACATGATCACCGTGGCGCGCGCGAAGTCGCCCTCCGGGCCGTTCGAGGCGCACAAGGGCAACCCGATCCTGTCGCATCGCAACCACCCGGCACTGCCGCTGCAGGCCACCGGCCACGGCGACCTGGTGCAGGCTGAAGACGGCAAGTGGTGGATGGTGCTGCTCGGCGTGCGGCCCCAAGGTGGGCCAAATGAGCGCAAGCACCACCTGGGCCGCGAAACGCTGCTGGCGCCGGTGACATGGCAGGATGGCTGGCCCGTCGTCAACGGCGGCAAACCGCTGGCGCTGGAAATGAGCGCGGCCGGGCTGCCAACCGCGGCGCCCTGGCCGAAAGAACCGGTGCGCACGCACTTCGACCAGCCGAAGCTGGACCTGCACTGGACGTTCGTGCGCGGGCCGTCCACCGGCCTGTATTCGCTGTCGGCGCGGCTCGGCTTCCTGCGCCTGAACGGCAGCAAGGCAACGCTCGACGACATCGCTACGCCGGCCTTCGTGGCGCGCCGCCAGCAGCACCTCGATGCCCGCATTGCGGCGCGCATCGACTTCGCGCCGGATGGCCCGGGGCAGTATGCGGGCCTGGCGCTGCGGCAGAACGAAGCCAACCACTATCAGTTGCGGGTCGCCGGCAGCAAGGCTGCGCGCCGTGTCGAGCTCGTCACGCGCGTGAAAGGTGAAACGAAAGTCGTCGCCTCCGCCGCCTTGCGGCCGGGGCCCGTGGACTTGCAGGTGCGCGCCTGGCCCGACCGCTATCAATTCAGCTACGCACAGGATGGCAAGGCGCCCGTGCTGCTGGGTGCCGCGCCGACGGCCGCGCTGTCGTCGGAAGACGCGGGCGGTTTCACCGGCGTGTTCGCCGGCGTGTTCGCGACCGGTGCGCAAGCCGACGTCGACTGGTTCGACTACGAAGCGCTGGGGGAATGA